A window of the Clostridiisalibacter paucivorans DSM 22131 genome harbors these coding sequences:
- a CDS encoding anti-sigma factor domain-containing protein, giving the protein MKGILLEKEGNTGIVLTNSGEFVKAEGLDSHYVIGDEVIFKNRHRHRHIRKIMVAAAVLIFLFTGSLGIYGYSSSFGYVNVDINPSIEIGYNMFKRVNSIKGLNDDGEKLVNVIEDYKNKSVTEVLDMIIDLSIKENYIKREQKNVILVTVTNDRIKIDEEEIVKSVERHINENKVSAEIIEVKGDDELYKEAQQHNTSPGKLKLIKNLEKEEKGIDKYKDKNIKEIYEKINKKDNKTKEQKIKKESKDEEKRIKQEIKRTKKENKKENKEILKKSNNGNIKNKDVKKEIKDNKKVNNKKEKEEKIKNKEKQVKDKAKDKPKEAKKKKAHPIKKDKKNKK; this is encoded by the coding sequence ATGAAGGGCATATTATTAGAAAAAGAGGGCAATACAGGCATTGTACTGACAAATAGTGGTGAATTTGTAAAGGCAGAAGGGCTAGACTCCCATTATGTAATTGGAGATGAAGTCATATTTAAAAATAGACATAGACATAGACATATAAGAAAAATTATGGTGGCAGCTGCTGTATTAATATTTTTATTTACTGGATCGTTAGGAATTTATGGATATAGTTCTTCTTTTGGATATGTGAATGTGGACATAAATCCCAGTATTGAAATTGGTTATAATATGTTTAAAAGGGTTAATTCCATCAAAGGATTAAATGATGATGGAGAAAAATTAGTAAATGTAATTGAAGATTATAAAAATAAGTCTGTAACAGAAGTATTAGACATGATAATTGATTTATCAATAAAAGAAAATTATATAAAAAGAGAACAAAAGAATGTGATATTGGTTACTGTGACTAATGATAGGATAAAGATAGATGAAGAGGAAATAGTAAAGTCTGTAGAAAGACATATTAATGAGAATAAAGTGTCGGCTGAAATCATAGAAGTAAAAGGTGATGATGAGTTATATAAAGAAGCTCAACAGCATAATACTTCTCCAGGCAAATTGAAGCTTATAAAGAATTTAGAAAAAGAAGAGAAGGGTATAGATAAATACAAGGATAAGAATATTAAGGAAATATATGAAAAAATAAATAAAAAAGATAATAAGACTAAAGAACAAAAAATAAAAAAAGAATCAAAAGATGAAGAAAAGAGGATAAAGCAGGAGATAAAAAGGACAAAGAAAGAGAACAAAAAAGAAAATAAGGAGATATTAAAAAAAAGCAATAATGGCAACATTAAAAACAAAGATGTAAAGAAAGAAATAAAAGACAATAAAAAAGTTAATAACAAAAAAGAAAAGGAAGAAAAGATTAAAAATAAAGAAAAACAAGTTAAAGACAAAGCAAAAGATAAACCAAAAGAAGCCAAAAAGAAAAAAGCACACCCTATTAAAAAAGATAAAAAAAATAAAAAATAA